Proteins found in one Seonamhaeicola sp. S2-3 genomic segment:
- the def gene encoding peptide deformylase yields MILPIVAYGDAVLKKKAKDISKDYPNLDNLIENMFETMYNAYGVGLAAPQIGLPIRLFIVDTSPFSEDEDLSEEEQNKLKDFKRVFINATILEEEGDEWAFNEGCLSIPDVREDVFRQPTITIEYFDENFNKHTEKFDGLMARVVQHEYDHIEGILFTDKLSSFKKRLIKGKLNNISKGKINVDYKMRFPNEKKKR; encoded by the coding sequence ATGATTTTACCAATAGTTGCGTACGGCGACGCAGTTTTAAAAAAGAAAGCAAAAGATATTTCAAAAGATTATCCAAACTTAGATAATCTTATTGAAAATATGTTCGAAACCATGTATAATGCATACGGTGTAGGCTTAGCAGCACCACAAATAGGCTTGCCTATTAGGTTGTTTATAGTTGATACATCACCTTTTTCAGAAGATGAAGATTTATCAGAAGAAGAACAAAACAAGCTAAAAGATTTTAAGCGTGTTTTTATTAATGCCACTATTTTAGAGGAAGAAGGAGATGAATGGGCTTTTAATGAAGGCTGTTTAAGTATCCCTGATGTTAGAGAAGATGTGTTTAGGCAACCCACAATTACTATTGAGTATTTTGATGAAAATTTTAACAAACACACAGAAAAATTTGATGGTCTAATGGCTAGAGTAGTTCAGCATGAATACGACCATATTGAAGGCATTTTATTTACAGATAAACTTTCTAGCTTTAAAAAAAGATTAATAAAAGGAAAACTCAATAATATTTCAAAAGGAAAAATAAATGTAGATTATAAAATGCGTTTTCCAAACGAAAAAAAGAAACGATAA
- a CDS encoding DUF5606 domain-containing protein: protein MSLDKVLSISGKPGLYKLIAQTRGGFVAESLIDKKRISVGIQNNVSILSEIAIYTLTEEVPLKEVFSKIKEKENGEQTSVKPKDSKDKLEEYFFDVLPDYDEDRVYASDIKKVLQWYNLLQQHDMLGFLDDDDDDKTKSDEEE, encoded by the coding sequence ATGAGTTTAGATAAAGTACTTTCAATTTCAGGTAAACCAGGTTTATACAAATTAATAGCTCAAACCCGTGGGGGCTTTGTAGCAGAATCATTAATAGATAAAAAACGTATTTCTGTTGGTATTCAAAATAACGTAAGTATTTTAAGTGAAATAGCTATTTATACACTTACTGAAGAAGTGCCACTAAAAGAGGTGTTTAGTAAAATAAAAGAAAAAGAAAACGGTGAGCAAACTTCTGTAAAACCTAAAGATAGTAAAGATAAACTAGAAGAGTATTTCTTTGATGTTTTACCAGATTATGATGAAGATAGAGTGTATGCTAGCGATATTAAAAAGGTACTGCAATGGTACAATTTACTTCAGCAACATGATATGCTAGGGTTTTTAGATGATGATGACGATGATAAAACAAAATCAGACGAAGAAGAATAA
- a CDS encoding Crp/Fnr family transcriptional regulator has product MKSLWFFDDVNLFKVLCPHKFKAYKTVHDFDSYKKKDYIYFEEDSANKVYLIEKGKVKIGYYNEDGNEVVKSILTRGDLFGETAILGEDKREEFAQSVDNSTSICPIGVETMYDLMRDNQTFSLKIYKLIGFKLKKLERRLQILLFKDAKTRLLEFLDELCSEYGYDCEKTGDKVILHPYTQRDIASLIGTSRPTLNILLNQLKEENMIQFGRKEIRIHKKIA; this is encoded by the coding sequence ATGAAATCACTTTGGTTTTTTGATGATGTAAACCTATTTAAAGTACTGTGTCCACATAAGTTTAAAGCTTATAAAACGGTACATGATTTTGACTCATATAAAAAGAAAGATTACATTTATTTTGAAGAAGATTCTGCTAACAAAGTGTATCTTATAGAGAAAGGTAAAGTAAAAATAGGTTACTACAATGAAGATGGGAATGAAGTTGTAAAATCAATTTTAACACGTGGCGATTTATTTGGTGAAACCGCCATTTTGGGTGAGGATAAAAGAGAAGAATTTGCACAATCTGTAGATAACTCTACTAGCATATGTCCAATAGGAGTTGAAACTATGTATGACTTAATGAGAGACAATCAAACCTTTAGTCTAAAAATTTATAAACTCATAGGTTTTAAACTAAAAAAATTAGAAAGAAGATTACAAATACTTTTGTTTAAAGATGCCAAAACCAGATTGCTAGAATTTTTAGATGAATTGTGTTCAGAATACGGATACGATTGCGAAAAAACAGGAGACAAAGTCATACTCCACCCATACACACAAAGAGACATAGCCTCATTAATAGGCACTTCAAGGCCAACATTAAACATTCTTTTAAATCAACTTAAAGAAGAAAATATGATTCAATTTGGCCGTAAAGAA